A genomic region of Arachis stenosperma cultivar V10309 chromosome 9, arast.V10309.gnm1.PFL2, whole genome shotgun sequence contains the following coding sequences:
- the LOC130951207 gene encoding preprotein translocase subunit SECE1: protein MALQAHSPSRLLLHSQSPLQSTQTPSTLTLSLTAAFNPKPLTLSFSRRRQRSITVSPVVEESQESSEPEAEAEAEAEEKEVTVAEELKKAMQERREKEGEEEFWGGVGREIREIEWPPFGKVLGTTSVVISVIFGSSVVLLTLNALLAELSDRVFAGKGVQDFFT from the coding sequence ATGGCGCTGCAAGCTCACTCTCCTTCACGCTTACTCTTACACTCGCAGTCTCCGTTACAGTCAACACAAACTCCTTCCACTCTCACACTCTCACTCACTGCCGCCTTCAACCCCAAACCCCTCACTCTCTCTTTCTCACGGCGTCGGCAGAGGAGTATTACGGTGTCCCCAGTGGTGGAGGAAAGCCAGGAGAGTTCCGAACCGGAAGCggaagcagaagcagaagcagaagaGAAAGAAGTGACGGTGGCCGAAGAGCTGAAGAAGGCGATgcaggagagaagagagaaagaaggagaagaagagtttTGGGGCGGAGTAGGGCGAGAGATCAGGGAGATCGAGTGGCCACCCTTTGGGAAGGTGCTGGGCACCACCAGCGTTGTTATCAGCGTCATCTTTGGTTCCAGCGTCGTTTTGCTCACTCTCAATGCTCTTCTCGCTGAGCTTTCTGACCGCGTTTTCGCCGGCAAAGGGGTTCAGGATTTCTTCACCTAA